The sequence below is a genomic window from Syntrophales bacterium.
CGTACAGAATAGAAAACAGCCGCCTGGCGAGCGACAACACAGTCGTCATCGAATCTCTGGTCCTGGGCGATCGGGTGGAGAGCCCCGACGCCGTGAATCTTCCCCTGGGTCTCGCCGTGGCCCTCCTCAAGGATGCCGACGGCGTCATACACATCGGCCTGCCCGTCACGGGCAGTCTCGATGACCCGGAATTCCGCATAGGACCTCTTATCCTGCAGGTGTTCGTCAACGTGATTACCAAGGTTGTCACCTCTCCCTTCCGGGCCCTCGGAGCCCTGATCGGAGGCGATGAGGAAGCGCTCAACAGGGTTCTCTTCGAACCCGGGTCGATGTCAATACCGCCCGGGGAGGAAGAGCGGCTTGACGGGCTCCTTAAAGCTCTCCGGCAGAGACCGCAGTTGAAGCTTGTGGTCACGGGCCGCTATGACGCAGCGCACGACGGGATAGCGCTGAAGGACCGTCGGATCCGCACGGCCTGTGCCGAACTGTCGGGGATCACGCTGGAGCCCGGTGAAGAACCCGGGCCGCCGGATTTCAGCAATCCCGAGGCGCAAAACAGGCTTGCGTCACTTTTTGTCGAACGCTACGGGAAGGATGAATACGAGCAGGTGCGGACAGCCATGGCCGTGGATGAGGGGAAACAAGCGGAGGGGCAGAAGAAGAAAGCGGCACCGGTGACGATTGAGCCCGCCGATGTGTCCCGCTCCATCTTCGCGGCGCTGGTTGAACGGGAGGTCCTGGATTCCGGCTCCCTGGAAGACCTTGCCGACGGGAGAGCCGCGGCGGTTGCGGCTCATCTTGCCGGACCCGAAGGGCTGGATCCGGCCCGGATCAGCGTTATGCCTTCGGAAGCGACCGGCGAGGGTGATCCGCTCTCCGTGCTGCTCGACCTGGCCGTCCTCGAACAATGACGAGCGAGGGTACGGCGTCCGGCACGCTGAAACACCGAAGGACGGTATGACTGGAATGAACGGCACAGGCAGAACGCCCGTCGGGAACGACGGGGAATCCCTTTTCCCCTTCCCCGTTCCGGAACTGAAGTCCCGCAACATGAGAATCGGCCCGCAAGGTATCCTGAAACGGTCATTCGCGGACGGTCCGGACGATTTTTTCCGCCTGTACCAGGGGGATCCCCTGGAGTTGCGGGTCGAAATCCAGGGGTACGATTCCCCGGAGACGCTGGTCCGTCTCTACACCACCATGGACAGCCCCGCGGGGGAATGGCGTGAACTCGAGTTTCTGCGGGAATCCCCGGGGGCGTACCGCCTGTCCCACGTGACCCGGAAGCGCGGCACCTATCAGTTCAGGGTAAAATACTCCCTCGACGGCGGTCAGACCTGGTACTGGGACCGGCTTCCCTTCAGCCGGGTGATAGTTGACCCGGCTTCCCTGAAAGACATCCGGATGTACACCCTGATTCCGGCGGTGTCGGGAACCATGAGAGACTGGACGGACATGCTCGGTCACATCGCCGATCTGGGCTTCAACGCGGTCCACCTGCTGCCGTTGACGGAACGTGACATTTCCGGGAGCCCCTATTCGGCGCGGGATTTATTTACCATTGACAGCGTTTACACTGAATCGGACGGCGGTAGCGCCTTCTCTGAATTCAGGAGATTTGTCGATGCTGCCGGGGACAGGGGAATCAAGCTCTGTTTTGACCTTACCCTGAATCATGTGGGAGTGGCCGGCCGTATGGTCAGGAAGTGTCCCGAGTGGATCGTTCCCGACAGAAAAGAAAAGGACGGGATGAAGCGGGCCGGATGCTGGCACATGAATACCTGGCTTCGCTGGGAAGACCTGGTTCGGATATATTATGATCATCCCCATTCGGAAATCAGGGCCGATCTCTGGGAATACATGACGAAATATTCACTCTTCTGGGCCCACTTCGCCGCATTGACGGGCGGTATGGTCAGACTGGACAACCTCCATTCCAGTCACGAGGGATTCATCAGCCACCTCCTGGAGGAATTACGGCGGGCCTGTCCCGACCTGATCGTCATGGCGGAGTTTTTTACCGATTCCAACACGGTCCTGAAAAAGGCGGGCGAGTGGAACATCGATCTGTTTCTGGCCAACCAATGGGAAAACCCCTACGCCGGAGACTTGAGGATGTATATCCGCTATATTCACGACATCGGCCGCATGGTCCGTTATTTCATGCCCATTACAACCCACGATACGGGAGCGCCGGCCCAGCTTTTCGGAGCGCCGGAAGCCGCCGTTCCGCGCTATGCCGTGACAGCCCTGATGGGCACGGGGCGTACCGGTATCGTTCAGGGGACTGAATACGGCTGTCCTGAAAAGATTGCCTTCATCGGCCGTCAGGTTACAATGGAGTTTCACCACAACCCCGTCATTGCCGGGGGTATTCGGCTCATAAACAGGGTGTTCGCTGAATCGGACATCTTCCATCACGAGGGAAACATCGACTTCATAGACGGTGATCATGGCGCCGTGCTGGTCGCG
It includes:
- a CDS encoding alpha-amylase family glycosyl hydrolase gives rise to the protein MTGMNGTGRTPVGNDGESLFPFPVPELKSRNMRIGPQGILKRSFADGPDDFFRLYQGDPLELRVEIQGYDSPETLVRLYTTMDSPAGEWRELEFLRESPGAYRLSHVTRKRGTYQFRVKYSLDGGQTWYWDRLPFSRVIVDPASLKDIRMYTLIPAVSGTMRDWTDMLGHIADLGFNAVHLLPLTERDISGSPYSARDLFTIDSVYTESDGGSAFSEFRRFVDAAGDRGIKLCFDLTLNHVGVAGRMVRKCPEWIVPDRKEKDGMKRAGCWHMNTWLRWEDLVRIYYDHPHSEIRADLWEYMTKYSLFWAHFAALTGGMVRLDNLHSSHEGFISHLLEELRRACPDLIVMAEFFTDSNTVLKKAGEWNIDLFLANQWENPYAGDLRMYIRYIHDIGRMVRYFMPITTHDTGAPAQLFGAPEAAVPRYAVTALMGTGRTGIVQGTEYGCPEKIAFIGRQVTMEFHHNPVIAGGIRLINRVFAESDIFHHEGNIDFIDGDHGAVLVALRRSSPEAREGFLIGANLDVANGYSLRLDLSPFLGGRPILKTENVADGVRRDFPMRDVTLNIGPCGVVILRCRESD